A stretch of Corallococcus silvisoli DNA encodes these proteins:
- a CDS encoding acetyl-CoA C-acetyltransferase → MKSVSKNEEIYFLSGKRTPFGTYGGSLKDLSATDLAVESAKAALAQAGVSPEQVEHVVYGNVVQTSSDAIYLPRHVGLRTGVPVPVPALGVNRLCGSGFQAFVTAAEMMLTGGAECVLAGGTESMSQAPHVIRGARWGIPLGKGGLEDMLWTALTDSYTGQAMALTAEQLAVDYGLTQDDVDQYAVLTQKRFAAAQEAGRLGDEIAPVTLKGRKGDTVVAKDEHNRPETTVEGLRKLPKVFKKDGVVHAGAASGICDGAGSMVMATRSFVEKHGLKPVARLVNWGVAGCDPRIMGIGPAPAIRNLLQRADAKLTDVDLFEVNEAFAPQYLAVEKELGLPRDATNVNGGAIAVGHPLGASGARITMTLAYELKRRGARYGIGSACIGGGQGIAVLVEAL, encoded by the coding sequence ATGAAGAGCGTGTCCAAGAACGAGGAAATCTACTTCCTGTCCGGCAAGCGCACCCCGTTCGGTACCTACGGTGGCAGCCTCAAGGACCTGAGCGCCACCGACCTGGCCGTGGAGTCCGCGAAGGCGGCCCTGGCCCAGGCGGGCGTCTCCCCGGAGCAGGTCGAGCACGTGGTGTACGGCAACGTCGTCCAGACGAGCTCCGACGCCATCTATCTGCCGCGCCACGTGGGGCTGCGCACGGGCGTGCCGGTGCCGGTGCCCGCGCTGGGCGTCAACCGGCTGTGCGGCTCCGGGTTCCAGGCCTTCGTCACGGCCGCGGAGATGATGCTGACGGGCGGAGCGGAGTGCGTGCTCGCGGGCGGCACGGAGTCCATGAGCCAGGCGCCGCACGTCATCCGGGGAGCGCGCTGGGGCATCCCCCTGGGCAAGGGCGGGCTGGAGGACATGCTCTGGACGGCCCTCACGGACAGCTACACCGGCCAGGCCATGGCGCTCACGGCGGAGCAGCTGGCGGTGGACTACGGCCTCACCCAGGACGACGTGGACCAGTACGCGGTGCTCACCCAGAAGCGCTTCGCCGCCGCGCAGGAGGCGGGCCGGCTGGGGGATGAGATCGCGCCGGTGACGCTCAAGGGCAGGAAGGGCGACACGGTGGTGGCGAAGGACGAGCACAACCGCCCGGAGACCACGGTGGAGGGCCTGCGCAAGCTGCCCAAGGTGTTCAAGAAGGACGGCGTGGTGCACGCGGGCGCGGCCAGCGGCATCTGCGACGGCGCGGGCTCCATGGTGATGGCCACCCGCAGCTTCGTGGAGAAGCACGGGCTGAAGCCGGTGGCGCGGCTGGTGAACTGGGGCGTGGCCGGGTGCGACCCGCGAATCATGGGCATTGGCCCGGCGCCGGCCATCCGCAACCTGCTCCAGCGCGCGGACGCGAAGCTCACGGACGTGGACCTCTTCGAGGTCAACGAGGCCTTCGCGCCCCAGTACCTGGCGGTGGAGAAGGAGCTGGGCCTGCCACGCGACGCCACCAACGTCAACGGCGGCGCCATCGCCGTGGGCCACCCGCTGGGGGCCTCCGGGGCGCGCATCACCATGACGCTGGCGTACGAGCTCAAGCGCCGGGGCGCCCGCTATGGTATCGGGTCCGCCTGCATCGGCGGGGGCCAGGGCATCGCGGTGCTGGTCGAGGCGCTCTAG
- a CDS encoding DUF1751 domain-containing protein, which translates to MRPMRGFNRGGGGGFGGGFPGLDSMAAKLAVGLVAFSALFLATQRGQGALLLLNPRDVLGLRVWELFTYAFVATDPLGIVFGAIIIWSIGGFLESTWGARRLLMASVGITALAGLITVLLSLVMPMASYYAGGTVMTTVLWVAYGLVIGRGQTNFWGIPLTGNWFAAIGAGFTVLRLLTAPAWQVLAPELISLPLVFAYVHGASPKRLMLHLQHWRLQRQLRDRSKHLRVVDRDRSRDRDQFLN; encoded by the coding sequence ATGCGACCCATGCGGGGCTTCAACAGGGGAGGAGGCGGCGGCTTCGGCGGCGGCTTCCCTGGCCTGGATTCGATGGCCGCCAAGCTGGCGGTGGGGTTGGTGGCGTTCTCCGCGCTCTTCCTGGCGACGCAGCGGGGCCAGGGCGCGCTGCTCTTGCTCAACCCCCGGGACGTGCTGGGGCTGCGCGTGTGGGAGCTGTTCACCTACGCGTTCGTCGCCACGGACCCGCTGGGCATCGTCTTCGGCGCCATCATCATCTGGTCCATTGGCGGCTTCCTGGAGTCCACCTGGGGCGCCAGGCGCCTGCTGATGGCGTCGGTGGGCATCACGGCGCTCGCGGGCCTCATCACGGTGCTGCTGTCGCTGGTGATGCCGATGGCCAGCTACTACGCCGGCGGCACGGTGATGACCACGGTGCTGTGGGTGGCGTACGGGCTGGTGATTGGCCGGGGCCAGACGAACTTCTGGGGCATCCCGCTGACGGGCAACTGGTTCGCGGCGATTGGCGCGGGCTTCACCGTGCTGCGGCTGCTCACCGCGCCGGCCTGGCAGGTGCTGGCCCCGGAGCTCATCAGCCTGCCGCTCGTGTTCGCGTACGTGCACGGCGCGAGCCCCAAGCGGCTGATGCTCCACCTGCAGCACTGGCGGCTGCAGCGCCAGCTGCGCGACCGCTCCAAGCACCTGCGCGTGGTGGACCGCGACCGCTCGCGGGACCGCGACCAGTTCCTCAACTGA
- a CDS encoding sigma-54-dependent Fis family transcriptional regulator codes for MVGLEGLDLRELLAFEPKGGVIHFAGQRALLMDPVALGLLRKELIGMLGMTAARGIFTRLGYAHGWRTAEAMKSAVPWTDEAEWRRAGGRLHTLMGQVRVERIERTDKDGPEPFAEAQWSDSYEAEQHLLHLGQADQPVCWSLTGFASGYMSYCNGKPIYCAELKCVGKGDALCHIVGRPQEEWSTECTEFLRFYETQCMEGVLGQVTEALRQAERKLRAKRQSLARVSGVTEDPAGMVARAEAMQRVLNLARRSAKVDTTVLVTGESGVGKERIARLIHDESGRAHKAFIAVNCAAVTESLLESELFGHAKGAFTGATHDRAGLFEAAHGGTLFLDEVGEVPAAMQAKLLRVLQEREVRRVGENTSRKVDVRVVAATNRELSEEVRLGRFRQDLFYRLRVIELRIPPLRERREDILPLARLLLAEAGERLGRRVNGLAPDAADQLLRYPWPGNVRELGNAIERAVVLCEGPRVERDDLPEEVRAAPPSLVPTGNPRRLEDMEKEYILAVLAQNGGNRSRTAEQLDIGVATLYRKLKQYGHPEAAH; via the coding sequence GTGGTGGGTCTGGAAGGGCTGGACTTGAGGGAGTTGCTGGCGTTCGAGCCGAAGGGGGGCGTCATCCACTTCGCCGGGCAGCGGGCGTTGCTGATGGACCCGGTGGCGCTGGGACTCTTGCGCAAGGAGCTCATCGGGATGCTGGGGATGACGGCGGCGCGCGGCATCTTCACGCGGCTGGGCTACGCGCACGGCTGGCGCACGGCGGAGGCGATGAAGTCCGCGGTGCCGTGGACGGACGAAGCGGAGTGGCGCCGCGCGGGCGGCCGGCTGCACACGCTGATGGGCCAGGTGCGCGTGGAGCGCATCGAGCGGACGGACAAGGACGGCCCGGAGCCCTTCGCGGAGGCGCAGTGGAGCGACTCCTATGAAGCCGAGCAGCACCTCCTGCACCTGGGGCAGGCGGATCAGCCGGTGTGTTGGAGCCTCACCGGCTTCGCGTCCGGGTACATGAGCTACTGCAACGGCAAACCCATCTACTGCGCGGAGCTGAAGTGCGTGGGCAAGGGGGACGCCCTCTGCCACATCGTGGGCCGGCCCCAGGAGGAGTGGAGCACCGAGTGCACGGAGTTCCTGCGCTTCTATGAGACGCAGTGCATGGAGGGCGTGCTCGGACAGGTGACGGAGGCGCTGCGGCAGGCGGAGCGCAAGCTGCGCGCGAAGCGGCAGTCCCTGGCGCGGGTGTCCGGCGTAACGGAGGACCCGGCGGGCATGGTGGCCCGCGCGGAGGCCATGCAGCGCGTGCTCAACCTGGCCCGGCGCTCGGCCAAGGTGGACACCACGGTGCTCGTCACCGGCGAGAGCGGCGTGGGCAAGGAGCGCATCGCGCGGCTCATCCACGACGAGTCCGGCCGCGCCCACAAGGCCTTCATCGCCGTCAACTGCGCCGCCGTGACGGAGAGCCTGCTGGAGAGCGAGCTGTTCGGCCACGCGAAGGGCGCCTTCACCGGCGCCACGCACGACCGGGCCGGCCTCTTCGAGGCGGCGCACGGCGGCACCCTCTTCCTGGATGAGGTGGGGGAGGTCCCCGCCGCCATGCAGGCCAAGCTCCTGCGCGTCCTCCAGGAGCGCGAGGTGCGCCGCGTGGGCGAGAACACCAGCCGCAAGGTGGACGTGCGCGTGGTGGCCGCCACCAACCGCGAGCTGTCGGAGGAGGTCCGCCTGGGCCGCTTCCGCCAGGACCTCTTCTACCGGCTGCGCGTCATCGAGCTGCGCATCCCGCCCCTGCGCGAGCGACGGGAGGACATCCTCCCCCTGGCGCGGCTGCTGCTGGCGGAGGCCGGCGAGCGCCTGGGCCGCCGGGTGAACGGGCTCGCTCCCGACGCCGCGGATCAACTCCTGCGCTACCCGTGGCCGGGCAACGTGCGCGAGCTGGGCAACGCGATTGAGCGCGCGGTGGTGCTGTGCGAAGGCCCGCGCGTGGAGCGCGACGACCTGCCGGAGGAGGTCCGCGCGGCGCCGCCCAGCCTGGTGCCCACCGGCAACCCGCGCCGGCTGGAGGACATGGAGAAGGAGTACATCCTCGCGGTGCTCGCGCAGAACGGCGGCAACCGCTCCCGGACCGCGGAGCAGTTGGACATCGGGGTGGCCACGCTCTACCGGAAGCTCAAGCAGTACGGCCACCCGGAGGCCGCCCACTAG
- a CDS encoding DODA-type extradiol aromatic ring-opening family dioxygenase, with amino-acid sequence MGSGVDRREVLQGVAAAGVAGVMGPGRSVVQPVAPALFVSHGSPMTALDSDEYPQALQRFGAGAGPVKALVVVSAHWETEARVHVTAMAAPPLVYDFYGFPEEMYRLRYAPPGAPALSQDVVARLSAAGVPAVADGERGLDHGVWVPLRHAFPEARIPVIQVALPAEASPAVVARMGEALRPLRAEGVLLMGSGGVVHNLRRVNFRSKLASVEPWAAEFDAWVAGKLAARDDVGLQSWMDAPNARVAHPSPEHWLPIYFVLGAALPEDRLTPVFEGFHHGTLSMRSFALRA; translated from the coding sequence ATGGGTTCCGGGGTGGACAGACGCGAGGTGTTGCAGGGCGTGGCGGCCGCCGGGGTGGCGGGGGTGATGGGGCCTGGGCGCTCGGTCGTCCAGCCGGTGGCGCCGGCGCTGTTCGTTTCGCATGGCTCGCCGATGACGGCGCTGGACTCGGATGAGTACCCCCAGGCGCTCCAGCGCTTCGGTGCGGGCGCGGGTCCGGTGAAGGCGCTGGTGGTGGTGTCCGCGCATTGGGAGACGGAGGCCCGCGTGCACGTCACCGCGATGGCGGCCCCTCCGCTCGTCTACGACTTCTACGGCTTCCCGGAGGAGATGTACCGGCTGCGCTACGCGCCGCCGGGGGCTCCTGCCCTGTCCCAGGACGTGGTGGCGCGGCTGTCCGCGGCGGGCGTGCCCGCGGTGGCGGATGGCGAGCGCGGCCTGGACCACGGCGTCTGGGTGCCCCTGCGGCACGCGTTCCCCGAGGCTCGCATCCCGGTCATCCAGGTGGCGCTGCCGGCGGAGGCCTCGCCCGCGGTGGTGGCGCGCATGGGCGAGGCGCTGCGGCCGCTGCGCGCGGAGGGCGTGCTGCTCATGGGCAGCGGCGGGGTGGTCCACAACCTGCGCCGGGTGAATTTCAGATCCAAGCTGGCGTCGGTGGAGCCATGGGCCGCCGAGTTCGACGCGTGGGTCGCGGGAAAACTTGCCGCGCGTGATGACGTGGGGCTTCAGTCGTGGATGGATGCACCGAATGCTCGGGTCGCGCATCCATCCCCCGAGCATTGGTTGCCCATCTACTTCGTCCTCGGAGCCGCCCTCCCCGAGGACCGTCTCACCCCCGTGTTCGAGGGCTTCCATCACGGAACCTTGTCGATGCGCAGCTTCGCGCTGCGCGCCTGA
- a CDS encoding YceI family protein, which yields MKMSLKSAVTLLAVAAPSFAFASAWEIDSSHSSAQFGVKHMMVSTVRGTFSNVKGTVNLDDKDITKSTIEATLDATTVNTNEPKRDEHLRSPDFFDVAKYPTITFKSTKVAKAGKDKLNVTGDLTMHGVTKPVVLAVEGPTPETKDAWGNVRRGATATTKIKRSDFGLTWNKALEAGGVAVGDEISITLDLETTKKAEEAPAAKDAK from the coding sequence ATGAAGATGTCGCTCAAGTCCGCCGTCACCCTGCTGGCCGTCGCCGCCCCCTCGTTCGCCTTCGCGTCCGCGTGGGAGATTGACTCGTCGCACTCCAGCGCGCAGTTCGGCGTGAAGCACATGATGGTGTCCACCGTGCGTGGCACCTTCAGCAACGTGAAGGGCACCGTCAACCTGGATGACAAGGACATCACCAAGTCCACCATCGAGGCGACCCTCGACGCGACCACGGTCAACACCAACGAGCCCAAGCGCGACGAGCACCTGCGCAGCCCCGACTTCTTCGACGTCGCGAAGTACCCGACCATCACCTTCAAGTCGACGAAGGTCGCGAAGGCCGGCAAGGACAAGCTGAACGTCACGGGCGACCTGACGATGCACGGCGTGACGAAGCCTGTCGTGCTGGCCGTGGAAGGCCCGACGCCCGAGACGAAGGACGCGTGGGGCAACGTGCGCCGCGGCGCCACGGCCACCACGAAGATCAAGCGCAGCGACTTCGGCCTGACCTGGAACAAGGCGCTGGAGGCCGGCGGCGTGGCGGTGGGCGATGAGATCAGCATCACGCTCGACCTGGAGACCACGAAGAAGGCCGAGGAGGCCCCGGCGGCCAAGGACGCGAAGTAG